Within the Acidobacteriota bacterium genome, the region GAACGTCGGCACGGTGCGCCTTCCGGACAAACCGGGGCTGATCACAATCGATCCCGAGAACAGGCAGTTGTTCGCGGTTCTTCCGGAGGCCGACGCCCTGGCCGTGGTCAACATTATCACCCGGGAAATGACGGCCGTCATAGACACGGGGCACCGTCCCTACCAGGCGGTGGTGCCGAGGTAAGGTATGATGTCTGACAGGCTTTCACGTCACGGATATGGTCATTTGGCCGCGGGCCTGGCCCTGGCGGCGGGCCTGCAGTTTTTGCCCGGGACGCCGCACGCCTCGGTCCGGCTTCCGGAAAACCTTCGCGGTAATATCCGCATCACGGCCGTCGATTCGGAATCGGGGGATCAGGAGAGTCGGACGCTCAACCAGGAGTATTCGGTCAGATGGGCCAAAAGCCTGGTCCCGTACCTCGAGGCGCGGGCGTCACTGCGCTATCATGACGTAGGCGTTGATCAGAGCCTCGGAGCAAACGTCTGGCGGCGCCAGTTTCAGCCGGCGGCCGAGATAATCTGGAACCACCCGGTCTTTGCACTGGGCGGGACGATTCGCCGTCAGAAATCCACCAGCAACAACGAAGCCACCAATCTGATCAGGGATAACCTGGGGTTCAGCTTTTCCACGCGGTTGGTCAAGTACCCGGTCCTGACGCTTCGGTATGATCGCAACCGGACGTTTAACGAGCTTGACCGCTCCGAGCGCGACACGCGTGAACGGCGCATCCAGGCGGGTCTTGACTACCACCTTCGCAACAACAGCTTTTATTACAGCCTGACGCGGCGCTCCAGTGAAAATCTCAGCACGCTTCTCGAGGTCACCGAGACCCGGAACCTTTTCCGCTGGGTTCAGACGTCGCGGCTTCTTGGCGACCGGCTGCGCGTGAATTCCGGATATAACTTCAGCTGGCGTTCCCGCTCGACGGAACAGACGGGGATCGACCCGGTGTGGGAGCCGGTCCCGTTTTCTCGGGCGCTGTATGCGTTCGACCCGTCTCCGGATTTCGGAGAGCTTGACAGCCTCAGTTCGCTGGCAGACGGCAACATCGATGACCCCGTCCAGCCCGGCATAGATATCGGCGAAGGACACCGGGATCACAACATCGGCGTCGATTTCGGCTTCGAGCGACCCGTTGGCGCACTGTATCTGTATACCGACAGGCCCTCCGGTTCGATTCTCAACTGGCAGGTTTTCACGTCGAGCGACAATCTGACGTGGCGGCCGGTCGCCGTATCGTCGGCGACGTTCAACGTCAGCTTCAATCGCTACGAGATCCTGTTTGAGAAGCAGGACACGAGGTACGTCAAGGCCGTCAACTCCGGCTTCAACGACGAGGTAACGGTTCTTGTCACCGAGGTTCAGGCTCTCGTCGAATCCGTCGAAACGCGCACCGAAACGAAAAAGGAGTGGTCTCACATGGCTGATTTTGGCGCCACGTACTTTTTCTCGGATCGCCTGGAGTCGTCGTTCGACGTTACGTACCGCCGGGAACCGCGCGGGGATTTCAGCGACAGCCGTGACCAGTTGTACTATTCATTTGCCGCCAAGCACTCGCTGTCCAGGGTGATAAGACAGGTCGCGCAGTATCAGGCAGGGTACGAGGATTTCAAGGCCCGGGAGGCGAGAAACGAAAACGCCAGCCTGTCGTACACGCTGCTCGTTACCCCGCTCGAGACGCTCGATTTTTCGTTTTCGGCGATCACGCGGGTCAATTATATTGGTGACGTGAAGTCCCAGGAAACCAACAACCTGTTTCTTGAAAGTAACGGCCGGGTTCTTGCCGGGCTGAACGTTGCGGCCGAAGTCGGCTACAGCCGCAACAACCGTTACGATTCGCAGTCGAAGTTCGACACCTGGACCTACCGGATAGCCACGGATGCCTACGTCACCGGTTCGGCCGACGTGGTGCTGTCGTACCTGTACCAGACGACGGCGATCGCCTCGACGGAAGATACGCGAATCCGGCGGCAGTACCGCGCCGACCTGAACTACCGCATGACCGGTGCCATCTTGCTGCGCGCCCAGGTGACGGCCAACGATGACAAGGACAGTCGGTACGTTTCCCAGGAATACGCCGCGAGTTGGAACGCCACGCGAAAGCTGACGCTGGGCGGCACGGTGACGTTGAACGACAGTGACGACGGCGCGGGCAGCGCGCGCAATAACGTGCGACTGAACTATCTTATAAGTCCCCGGACGACGTTGTTCGCCAGCTATGCCAGCAGTGAATTCTCACTGGCGGGCAGATCGAAAACGACGTCGTTGCAGGTGGGTCTCAAATCCGGATTTTGAGGAAAGGGGCGGGACGCAGCCTATGGTCAGATCAGGATTTGCGGTGCTGGCGGCGGGCTTGCTGCTTGCGGCGGCCGGTTGCGGCGGCGGATCAACGGTCTTCCTTCACCCGGAGTACAACTTCCAGGTTCTGGAACGAGTGGCCGTGATCCCGTTTGACAACCTGTCCAAAGACCAGGGGGCGGGGGCGCGCGCGACGCGCGTCTTTGTCACCGAGTTGCTGGCCGCAGAGGCATTTGACGTCGTGGAGCCCGGCGAAGTGACTCGTGCGCTTGAGGAGTATGCGACGGTTCGCACCGCGGAGCTCACCCAGGAACAAATCGTGGGCTTAGGCAAAGCACTGCGGGTGCAGGGCATGGTCCTGGGTACGGTGACTGAGTCAACTACGCTGCGAAGCGGCGGTTCGGCGGCCAGTACGGTCACCATGGTTGCGCGTATGGTCGAAACCGAAACCGGGGCGACGGTCTGGTCTGCAACCCAGACCTCGGGAGGGAGAGGCTTCTGGGCTTCGCTGTTCGGCACCGGTGACAAGTCACACGCCGAGGTAATGCAGGCCTGTGCCCGTTCATTACTGAACACTCTCGTGAAGTGAGTACGTAGTCGTGTGTACCGTCAGCCGTTGTGTTTCCTGCCTGCTTCTGGCTTTAGCGATCGCTGTGCCGCAGCATGTCCCGGCCGGTGAGAGTGGACCTGATGTCGGTGCGCCGTCGGCTGTCGGCCCGGTCCTGGCCGTGCTGCCGTTCGCGGACCATACCGACGAGGCGGACGCAAAGACCCTTTTCGTCTCCTTGATCGAAACACGGCTGGCCCGGGGAAACTTTGATCTGATCACCACCGACGATATTCGGGGGACGCTGCGCAGACTCCGCATCCGTTCGAGCGGCGGCGCAAGCACGGCCGAGGCCGCGGCGATTGTCCGCGAGCTTGGCGCCCGGTACCTGTTGCTCGGATCGCTGGATTTCTTTCTCCCCGGTGTGATCCCCGAAGCGGGATTTTCCGCTCGCCTGCTGGACACCGAAACCATGCGCATTGTGTGGGCCGCCTCCGTTGCCGCCACGGGTGAGGATTATGCGGGTCTGTTCGGGATTGGCCGGGTCACCTCCATGGAAATGCTGGCCGAAAAACTGGTGGAGAAGGCCTTTGCCGCGTTTGAGGAGACCGTCGACGCTCGCCGTGTCGCGGCCGAGCCACAGCCGGGCTCGCCGGTTTTCGCGGTCGTTCCCTTCGACAACCTGTCGGAGAATCGCCGTGCGGGGGAGATTGTCAGTTCGATAACGCTGACTCAGCTGGTCGCTCGAGGCGCCGAAGTAGTGGAGCCGGGGGCCGTTCTGGAGATTTTCCGCGCGGGCAACCGCTCCCCGAGAGGTGAAATCGACCTGGCCCTGCTTGAACAGGTGCGATCAGCACTGAACGCGGCGTACGTTATTACGGGCACGGTTGACCGGTTCCGCCCGGGTTTGCCGGCGGTGGAAAGCTCGGCACCGGAAATTGAGCTGGGCGGGCGCCTGATAGACGCCCGGTCGGGTCGGATTGTCGCGGCCCATGAGGTCAGCGGCCGGGGTTCGGATTCGAATACGCTGTCTGCGGTGGGCTCACGTCACTCGTTGGGTGCGTTGGCCGGCAAAATGATCGACCGTCTGCTGGACAAGCTTGACGTGGACGGGCACAAACGGCTTGCCGAGGGCAAGTAGGGTGGCATTGATGGCTGCGAATGTGACAGGAGGTCGGCGAACGAGGTGTTTCCCGATGTCGGCGGTGTTGGCGGGAGTGGTGATTGTCCTCCTGGCCGCCTCCGCCGGGCGCGCGGGTGCAGGTAACGAAACCGAGGACGTCGCGCTGGTTGTGGTCAACGGTGATACCATCTTTGCCCCGGACCTTGATGCCGTGTTTGTGGATGCACACGCCCGTATGGAAGATCAGACGCGGGAAACCTTTGACTACCGCAGACTACTGGACAAGCTCGTAAATGATCGTTTGCTGTTACAGGAGGCGCGCGCGCTGGATCTGGATCGGGAAGAGTGGTTGATCGAGCGCCTTGAAGAGTCACGGAGCCGTAACGCCATCCGGCAGTTCGTGGCTGATCGGTTCAAGCCCGACCTCTCCGTAACGGAGGCCGAGGTGGGCGAGTATTTCCAGGCGAATTACTGGCGGATGCAGATCCGCACCGTTTCGGTGGCCGAGCGCCCGGAGGCGGAGCAGTTGATCGCTGCCGTCGCCGGCGGTGCCGACCTGGACAGTATCGTCAAGGCCGTGTCCTTGGATATGTATCGACCCCGCGGCGGGCTGCACAACCTGAAGCACGTCGCCGACATCGAAAACGTGCTGCGGGAACAAGCGTTGCCGTTGCCCCCCGGTGAGATATCGGCGCCCTTTCCGTACCGGCAGGTGTGGGCGTTTCTGCGAGTCGAACAGACGGTCCCGGCCGACACCGGCGAGCTGGCGACGTACTCCGCGAAGATCGAAGCGGTCCTGAAGCAGCGCAAACTGGAGGTCGCCCGGGCGGAATTCATGGCCGAGCTGTCCTCACAGTTTCCGGTGGTCGTCGACAGCGCGGTTCTGGCCACGATATCGGCCGATTCGGCCGTATTGTTTAAGTCGGACTTTCTGGAAGGATCGGATGACCCCGTGGCCAGCGTGGACGAGAATCACCGGGTGATCGAGCGGCAGGCGCGCCGGAACGTTTCGAGGGCTGCCATGTCAGCCGGAGATCAGCCCTTCGACACTATTCTGCGGGGTGCTCTCGAGACTATCAAAGAAGACCTTGTTCTGAGCGCGGCGGCTGACAAGGCGGGGTACCGGGATAATCCCGTAGTGGCCGCCGAGTATGCGAACAGTCTGGATAGCGCCCTGATCGAGCGGTACCTTCAGGAGACGGTCGTCTCGAGGATAACTTTCAGCCACGCGGAGTTCGACGCTTACTACCAGGAGCACCTGGAGGAGTTTCGTGAGCCGCCCCAGTACCAGCTTGACCGGATCGAGGTAGCGGACGAGGCGGTGGCGCAGGAAATCGTACGGCAGTTGCAGGAAAAGGCCGACTTCGACTTTGTGGCGAGAAAATACGGCGTCAGCGTGGACAGGGCGGAAGGTGAACGGCAGTGGATTTCCCTGCTGTCCCTGGGGACACCGGTCCGGCAGGAATTGGAACAGCTTCAGGTCGGGCAGACCAGTCGCGCCTTTCGGACGGCGGAAGGGTGGATGATCTTTCGCGTGCGGGATATGCGCCAGGGCAGGGTGAAAAGCATGCCCGAGGTCGAGATGAGCATACGCGAGGTCATGTTTCAGCGCAAGTTTGACGAACTATTGGACAACACGCTGGGTATACTAAAGACAAACTCGGTCATCGAGTACAATCAGGAGGCCATCGACGCGTATTTCGGCGGTGAGTTGTAAGGCCGGAACGTCTTCGGTCGTGTGAGGACGAGACCCACACCCGCCGCTCGGGACATCGATGATAACCACATGGAAATGAGGCGACCGACATACCTGACCGCGTGTGCCATATGGTTCTTCGCGCTGTGCCTGGTTTGTGCGACGGTGAGTGACGCGGGGGGACAGGTCAAGCGGGGCCGGCGCTTCTCCAGCAAGGGTAACTGTCTTGATTGTCACCCCGAGGACGATTTCCAGGGCCGGCACAAGCATCAGCCCTTCGGCGACAAGGACTGTCTTACTTGTCACAAGCCGCACGGGCTGGTAGGGATGCTGCGGCTCCAGCAACCCGGAGCGGATCTTTGCTGGCAATGCCATGACCGGGCCGAGCTGGGGCTTGAACGAGCTTTCGTTCATCAGCCGGTCTCTGACGGCAGCTGCACGGATTGCCACAATCCACACGTCGGCCAGGAGCCCGGCCTGCTGACGGTGCCGGTGCGCGATCTCTGTTACAATTGCCACGACAGGCAGGAGTTCGAACGTTCGCACGCGCATAAACCTCTGGAGGACGGGTGCTATTCCTGTCACGAAGTGCACGGCAGTGACCACGAGAAGCTGCTTACGAAAAGCGAGCAGGAACTCTGTCGTGACTGTCACGATGTCGAATCGGGCGGGTTTGCCGTCGCGCACGCCGGTTATCCGGTCGGGCAGGCCGACTGTTCGCTCTGCCATACACCGCACTCCTCCGACCGGCCGCGGCTGCTGACGGCCTCGATTCACGGTCCGGTGGCGGGCGGCGAATGCGAAAGCTGCCACCAGGCGCCGGATAGTCCCAGCCCCCTGGCCGTGCATACTGAAGGTGGTGAGCTGTGCCTGCAGTGCCACGAGATCGAGGAACCGGCCGACGGTGATTTGCACACACCGGTGGCCGGCGGTGAGTGTTTCGTCTGCCACGACCCGCACGGGTCACCTCAGGCCGCCCTGCTGGTCAGCCGGCCGACCGACCTTTGCCTTGACTGTCACGATGATGTCTCCTCCGAACTGGCGATGAAATCGACGCACCCGCCGGCCCGAGAGGACTGCACGCGATGCCACCAGAGCCACGGAAACATGGCCACAAAACTGATCGCGGGGGAAGTCAACGACCTTTGTTTCTCCTGCCACGCCGACGTGCAGAACGGCCTGACGCTTCAGAACGTGCATATCCCGTTTTCCGACGGCAGTTGCCTGGACTGTCACCGGCCCCACGGCTCGAAGTACGAAAAGATCACCAAGGCACACCGGCTTGATCTCTGCGGGGGGTGTCACGGCGACGTCGGTGAATGGATGACCGAGAAGGACGTTCACGTTCCCATCAAGATCGGCCAGTGCAACGAGTGCCACGAGCCGCACGCCTCGGCCGGAGAATTCCTCCTGGCAGTTGATCGCAACGAGCTGTGCCTGACCTGTCACTCCGCGATAACCGAGAACCTGGCCGATCGGGTGGTCCATCCGCCGTTCGATGAGCACGCCTGCGACGGCTGCCACCAGCCGCACGCCTCGGCGCATGCCGGCCTTCTGGTCGAAAAGCTTGACGCCCTGTGCGCCCGGTGCCACGAAATCACCGGTGAGCCCGCAGCGGTTCTGAGCAGTCACAAGCCGGTGGCTGACGGCAACTGCTCGGGCTGTCACCATCCCCACGTGGCGAATTTCGAGAACCTGCTGCTTGACAAGACCGACCGCCTGTGCTTCTCGTGTCATACCGAACTTGCCGGGCGCATGGAAAAAGGAACCGTTCATCCGCCGGCGGGAGAGGGCGACTGCCTCGGTTGCCACCAGGCGCACGACAGCGAGTTTGCCACTCTTCTTGCTTCTGACGTGCCGCTCCAGTGTCTTACCTGCCACGACGGGGAAGATGCTGATTTCAAAGCCGGACATCTCGGTCTCAGCGGGGGCCGGATCGACTGCCGCAAGTGTCACGATCCGCACGCGTCCGATGACCCCCGTCTGATTCACGCCGTGTCCCATGATCCATTCGCCAGCGACGCCTGCGGGATGTGTCACGAGGACGTCGAAGAACAGGAGGGCCGGTGATGAACCTTCGTGCGGTTACAGCCATTCTTGCGATATGCCTGGCCCTGATGACCGGGACGGGAACGGCCCAGGTGGCGGTCGACGAACCGGCCGTCTGCTTTACGTGTCATGCCGAGTATGAAGACCTGGCGGCCGGGCCACACGTCCACACGGCCTTTGCGGCGGGGAAGTGTTCCGACTGCCATAACCCCCACGCGTCCAGGCATGCCTCGTTGTTGTCCGACGATGCAGGACCTCTTTGCCTGTCGTGCCACGATGATCTTCGGCAGGAGGTGCAACGGGCAACGGTTCATCGGCCGGCCGCCGATGGTAACTGCCTGAGCTGTCATGACCCGCACGCGTCGGATTTCGCCGACCAGTTGAACCTGGAGACGGTGGAGCTGTGTACGCAATGCCATAGTGAGGTCAGTGAATGGCTGCAGCGATCCTACGTACACCAGCCGGCCGGCGACAGCGAATGCCTGACCTGTCACCGGGCTCACGGGTCCGACAGCCGACGCCTCCTTGCGCAGGCTGTTCCGGCTTTGTGTTTCGACTGTCACGAACAGGACCAGGCTTTCAGGGGTGCGCACAAAGGATACGAGTTGGGCAGTGCCGACTGCGTCACCTGTCATGATCCGCACGCCAGCCCGCTGGCCGGGCTGCTCATGCCCAACCAGCACAGCGTTTTCAAGAGCGGCAAGTGTTCGCTGTGCCACTCGTCGGAGACCGGCGCCTCGGCCTTTGCACTGGTTGCCGACGTGAAAACTATGTGCCTGAAATGCCACAAGGCGATTGGCGCCGAAGCCGAAAAACCGTACCCCCATAATCTCAACGACGAGCGGTCCTGCCTGAACTGCCACAACGCCCACGCCTCGTTCGCCGCCAGCCTGCTTTCAGCCGAACAGGCGAGCCTGTGCATGCGCTGCCATTTCCTGGGCGAGGAGTACCAGGAGAAAGACAGGCAGGCGTATATCACGCATGACGGCATCGATTGTACGAACTGCCACACTCCGCACGGCTCGGACAACGAACGGTACCTCACCGGTCTCGGTGTCGAGTTGTGCGAGCAGTGCCACGTCGACGCTCACCGCGGCTCGCACCCGCTCGGACCGGACGTTATCAGCGAAACCACCGGTGAGGCCGTCACCTGCCTGAGCTGCCACACCCTGCACGGCGCCGATTTCGAACCGTACCTTACCCTGGACCCCGAGATGGAACTGTGCATCCAGTGTCACCGGCGATGAGTGCCGGAATGATTCACCGTTTCCGGGAAATTCAAACGTCTGACTGAGTGAGTGCGCGGCCGTCAGCCGCGCTTTCTTGCCGAAACGTAGTCTGAAATCGGCCGGGTCGCGCACGAAGAGCAGGCAAGCGCCCTGAGGTAATGCACGAAGTGCTGCTGCTGCAAGTCCGTCAACACGCCGTCGTCATGAAGAACCTTCGCGAACCCCATCGAATGCGGCATTTGCCAGAACATGATCTCTTCAAACCCGAGGTCCAGCAACCGCCCGCGAAGTTCGGCGGGTGTTATCCCGTTTACGCAGTCATAATCCACGGATGCAATTGCTGAAGCCTCCCGCTTGAGAAGTTCCAACAGCTTGTCATTCCCGACGATGGCACTATCCGAAGAACTTTGCGCATCCTGCCGGATCGTCCGGCCGAGGTCGGATTCGGGGCGAACGAGAATCCAGTACCGGCGTTCGGTCAGCGGTTGGGAGGTCATCACGCGGTAGATCAGGACGGGTTCGGCCCGGTCGTCCGCCGTCAGGCCCGCCTCTGCATGTTCGTAGTCCTCGATAGGCGCCAGGGCAACAGCCATCGCGCCGCCGGGTTTGAGCACGCGGTTGGCCTCCGCAAGCGAGCGGTCTATGTCGCCGGTCGATTCCAGTGAATAGCAGAAGAGAACGCCGTCGAAGCTGTTAGCGTCGAAGGGGAGACTGAGCGCGCTCTCCTGGACGATGGTTACATTGTCGAGCCGGAGCTTTCGCTTCACCGTTTCGGCGTGCCTGATCCCGTACGTTCCCGGTTCGAGCGCCACCACTTCGGGAATACGCCCGGCAAGATACAACGACGGCCTGCCTGACCCGGCGCCGATATCGAGCACTCTCCGGCAATCCCTGAGCACGTGCGCAAACCATTCACCCGGGCCGGACGGTGCCAGCCAGTTGTTCGACCAGGTACTCCATTGCTCCGGTTGGTGAATGTTCACCGGCAGCGGCTCGGTCGGTTCCTCTTCGGCCTGTTGGCGTCGCAGGAGTGTGGTATAGGCAACCTCGTGCATGGGTTTCTCGCGGGGCGAATGTTTGCTGAAGAGGTATTGTTCAGTCGGGGTCGGTTTGGGGACGGGGAATTGGTCGGTGGTTTTCATTGTCTGTCCGTTGTGTTGCTGTCTTGAAAGCGTTACCAATCGAGTTGCACTGGCTATGGATGGGTTATGTGGCGGTATATGTCAAGAGTAATTCCAGTGGAAGGGTGCGCCATGGGATGGGTTGTGTTCGGACCTAGGTCGCCAGCGCAGGCAGCGGATCGATTGGCCCCGTCACCGTCAGCGGACGCGGTTTCAGTCCGCCTTCTCGGCTTTGGGCGTGTCCCGAGTAGTGGGTCAAGAAGCAGGGCAACGCAATGCTAAGAACCTAGGGGAACCGTGCAGGCGCCAGTGCAAGAGCCTGCCATGAAATGGTGCGCTCTAAACAGGCCGATGTCTGTGAGTATCTTGTGCACGGGTTGCCGCGTCCCTCTTCCGCTAAGCGCCAGGACGAGGGCGTCGTACAGATCAAACACGACCAGATGACTTAGTAAATCTACGGGGTCAATTGCCGGGAAGTTCTGCCGTTTCATGCCGGTCCGAACAACGACACCGGCGTTGGGGGTTATGAATATCCAACCGAGGCATCTGAGATCTCGTCGTTGGTCCCCGCCGATTAGGAAATTCGGAATAGGTTGTATTACTCTTCCACGTTTGTGTAGCTTCCTTATGGACGTTTTTAGGTCATATGATAGGTGCCAGGGCAGTCGGCTTTCTGTAATTAATGGCTGTAGCGAGGAAGCGTCGAACGGCTCGTCTTGGGGGACTTGGCCGCGCGCCTGAGCTGCATTGAAGGATTCCCACAGAAACCAGACATCAACAAGATATGATAAGAGATCATAACCTCTGTACAGCTGCTGTAGATAATTCGAGTTAATGCGAAGAAGTGGGTGATTTATGCGACGTAGGATTGCGTCCTTTCTTCGGTCTCGCCGTTGCTGAGTCAGTGCTCGGTGGCTGGGCCCATCGTATTCCACCGAGAACAGAGGCATCCCACTATCCGAGACTACTACAAAGTCAAGGTGTGCTTGTAGTGAAAACGATAGATCACTGCCCTTTGGAGGAGCGGGATAGCACCGAAGAAGATCGACTAGTCGAACCTTTGCAAAGACACGAGCGCCATAAGGGTCGCACACAGACCGGAGTGTCTGATAGGTGATTTCCTCGCTGTCGGTCAAGAACTTGCGTATAGCCCTGGGTTTCTCGTGTCGGGGAATGACGGTATGCTGTATGACCCTAGAGTCGCCATGGTGCCATTTAGGTGTCTCGCGGATCATACGATCTTTAAACCTCCTGTCCCAACAAAGCCCGGGTCACTGCAAAAGTCAATATCAATTACTGGCACCAAGCCGCCCCACCCCGTGGGGTGGGTTTTGTTCGGAGCATAGCTATCCAGCGCAAGCGGTGGGCCACCCGACCGTGACCTAAACGGTAGGCAGGTCATATCTTTGATGCGTTGTACGTTTCAATAAGAAAAAGCGACATTGCACCAGCGAGATTAACCGCAAGTTCTGCGTGTCGCGGTGCGGGCCTTACAGTCCTTTTGCCTTTGCCATGTGCGTCACCGAGTTTGTTTCTAAGTTGTCCTAAGCCACCTACGACACCAGAACACCCGCCCAGTATCTGCCTCAAAACGGTCTCAGTGTGTTGCGAAGGAGACAAGTGCATGGCTTTAGCGGTCATCTTATAGAGATCCGATAGATCGATTCTGTTCTCGTCGTACTTGATGCCTTGCTCATCTAGAATGTGTTTACATACGCTTTCGAGGATCGTTCTCGATAGGGTTATTGCACCTTCCGGGTCAGATGATTTTCTCTCCAGAGCCTTTTGCCAGGCTGTATTGATACCTGCCTCATCGAACCTCCGTACAACCTCGCTAATTGACTCTTGCGCAGGAAACGGCTGGCACGATTCGCAGTAACTAAGTAGGCGGCTCATTTCATCCCAAATGAAACGGCGTCTCTCTGCGTAAGTGTGAAATTTGTGTTTGATGAAGTTCCAGAACTGAGCCACATCACGGTTGACACGGAGCCAGCTTGGTACCAGCGGCTTAGTGCTGGGGTTGTCAAGGAAGTACCTCCGTAAGCGAGAATAATCGTCTGCTGTGCCACCGCACTGATCCTGCGTACAAAAGCCTATCAATGTGTTCTGCAGGTAGACGGCTACCTCGTAGTCGTTTTCCAAATGTTCCAATCCCTTCATATGACAACCTGCTCTGAGCCTAAGATGTCGTTGCCAATTTCCAACATTAGACCAATCCTAGTCTTAAGCCGCATTCTGTTAAGAGTTTGAATCGAACTACAAGCAGTTAGCCGCCCGCGAGAGAGTTCAATTGACCTACCCAGCAAGAAGTTGACTCTTATCTACGCCGAAAACCTTCAGTAACCTATCAGTGAATGAACGTACTTGAATGACACAATCTTCAAACAGTGTCTTATCGCCTCTCATCTCTTCCAACAACTTCCGGCAACCCTCATCGTTACATAGTTCGGTTTCGTGTTGGAAGAAGAATTCATGAAAAAGGTAGTTCCTTCGTTCAAGCGCCTGGAACCACTCTTGAAACGGTATTTCGTCCAGTATTTGCACGAGTGTCTTGAGAATCTCCTTGGGTATAACCGTAGATTCTCTTTCAATCAGGTGTTGCAGATCCTTTCTTACATCCTCGGCTAACTCTTTCAAGAGGCCACCAAGAGTCTTCCGGCTTAGCTCATGTTCAGTTTCTTTCGAAAGTTCTAGCCAAGAATGTGCGCACAATTTCGGCGTTAGCCAACTCGCTGGGTCTTCACTTACTGAAGCGTCAATCTTCCCTAGCCGTTCTAGTAAAATGAGCATAGTCAAGAGATCTGCCTCGAAGATCTGTGTACAGTATGCCACGACGCCAAATGCGCAAAAGACCTCGCGAGTGTGATCTGCAAAAGGAGAATTCATTAAGTACTCGTATCTCTTAACACCAGCCGCCCCATCCCCTGGGGTGAGTACTGTTCTGATTATGGCTTCCTCCGCAGGCAGTATACCACACAGCCTGTTGTTACTCTACTGGTGTCGGATTCGGAAGCAGACCCCGCTTACTTATTTAAGATTACACCCGAAAGCCGGCCTTGTCAATCGCGCAAAACTCAAGTGAACCCACCATGAATGGTGGACCACCCGGGGGGGGTTCTGTTCGGATTGTGGTTCCCGCCGCAAACTGTGAGCCACACGGCCTTCGGGTTGAGCCTCCAGCCTCACTCGCCGGCGGTATGCTCAGATCTCATCCGCTCGATGAAGCTCGTCGAAACCCAGTAGATTCCCCACGGCCTGCCCCGACCGGCACTGACAAAGAACAGATACTTGCCATCGGGGCTGACGCGCGCAGAGCCGTTAACATGTGACGCGTTGATGGTATCGCCCAGGTTTATCCTGTCCGTCCACGTTCCGTTCGCTTTCAGGAAACTGATACTCAGGCTGTCGTTCGCAGAAAACAACAGGTAGTCACCCTCCGGCGAGATAAACGGACTGCGCCCGACCAGGGTTTCATTGCCGAACAGCT harbors:
- a CDS encoding peptidyl-prolyl cis-trans isomerase gives rise to the protein MSAVLAGVVIVLLAASAGRAGAGNETEDVALVVVNGDTIFAPDLDAVFVDAHARMEDQTRETFDYRRLLDKLVNDRLLLQEARALDLDREEWLIERLEESRSRNAIRQFVADRFKPDLSVTEAEVGEYFQANYWRMQIRTVSVAERPEAEQLIAAVAGGADLDSIVKAVSLDMYRPRGGLHNLKHVADIENVLREQALPLPPGEISAPFPYRQVWAFLRVEQTVPADTGELATYSAKIEAVLKQRKLEVARAEFMAELSSQFPVVVDSAVLATISADSAVLFKSDFLEGSDDPVASVDENHRVIERQARRNVSRAAMSAGDQPFDTILRGALETIKEDLVLSAAADKAGYRDNPVVAAEYANSLDSALIERYLQETVVSRITFSHAEFDAYYQEHLEEFREPPQYQLDRIEVADEAVAQEIVRQLQEKADFDFVARKYGVSVDRAEGERQWISLLSLGTPVRQELEQLQVGQTSRAFRTAEGWMIFRVRDMRQGRVKSMPEVEMSIREVMFQRKFDELLDNTLGILKTNSVIEYNQEAIDAYFGGEL
- a CDS encoding cytochrome c3 family protein; amino-acid sequence: MEMRRPTYLTACAIWFFALCLVCATVSDAGGQVKRGRRFSSKGNCLDCHPEDDFQGRHKHQPFGDKDCLTCHKPHGLVGMLRLQQPGADLCWQCHDRAELGLERAFVHQPVSDGSCTDCHNPHVGQEPGLLTVPVRDLCYNCHDRQEFERSHAHKPLEDGCYSCHEVHGSDHEKLLTKSEQELCRDCHDVESGGFAVAHAGYPVGQADCSLCHTPHSSDRPRLLTASIHGPVAGGECESCHQAPDSPSPLAVHTEGGELCLQCHEIEEPADGDLHTPVAGGECFVCHDPHGSPQAALLVSRPTDLCLDCHDDVSSELAMKSTHPPAREDCTRCHQSHGNMATKLIAGEVNDLCFSCHADVQNGLTLQNVHIPFSDGSCLDCHRPHGSKYEKITKAHRLDLCGGCHGDVGEWMTEKDVHVPIKIGQCNECHEPHASAGEFLLAVDRNELCLTCHSAITENLADRVVHPPFDEHACDGCHQPHASAHAGLLVEKLDALCARCHEITGEPAAVLSSHKPVADGNCSGCHHPHVANFENLLLDKTDRLCFSCHTELAGRMEKGTVHPPAGEGDCLGCHQAHDSEFATLLASDVPLQCLTCHDGEDADFKAGHLGLSGGRIDCRKCHDPHASDDPRLIHAVSHDPFASDACGMCHEDVEEQEGR
- a CDS encoding cytochrome c3 family protein gives rise to the protein MNLRAVTAILAICLALMTGTGTAQVAVDEPAVCFTCHAEYEDLAAGPHVHTAFAAGKCSDCHNPHASRHASLLSDDAGPLCLSCHDDLRQEVQRATVHRPAADGNCLSCHDPHASDFADQLNLETVELCTQCHSEVSEWLQRSYVHQPAGDSECLTCHRAHGSDSRRLLAQAVPALCFDCHEQDQAFRGAHKGYELGSADCVTCHDPHASPLAGLLMPNQHSVFKSGKCSLCHSSETGASAFALVADVKTMCLKCHKAIGAEAEKPYPHNLNDERSCLNCHNAHASFAASLLSAEQASLCMRCHFLGEEYQEKDRQAYITHDGIDCTNCHTPHGSDNERYLTGLGVELCEQCHVDAHRGSHPLGPDVISETTGEAVTCLSCHTLHGADFEPYLTLDPEMELCIQCHRR
- a CDS encoding class I SAM-dependent methyltransferase; the protein is MKTTDQFPVPKPTPTEQYLFSKHSPREKPMHEVAYTTLLRRQQAEEEPTEPLPVNIHQPEQWSTWSNNWLAPSGPGEWFAHVLRDCRRVLDIGAGSGRPSLYLAGRIPEVVALEPGTYGIRHAETVKRKLRLDNVTIVQESALSLPFDANSFDGVLFCYSLESTGDIDRSLAEANRVLKPGGAMAVALAPIEDYEHAEAGLTADDRAEPVLIYRVMTSQPLTERRYWILVRPESDLGRTIRQDAQSSSDSAIVGNDKLLELLKREASAIASVDYDCVNGITPAELRGRLLDLGFEEIMFWQMPHSMGFAKVLHDDGVLTDLQQQHFVHYLRALACSSCATRPISDYVSARKRG
- a CDS encoding abortive infection family protein, translating into MKGLEHLENDYEVAVYLQNTLIGFCTQDQCGGTADDYSRLRRYFLDNPSTKPLVPSWLRVNRDVAQFWNFIKHKFHTYAERRRFIWDEMSRLLSYCESCQPFPAQESISEVVRRFDEAGINTAWQKALERKSSDPEGAITLSRTILESVCKHILDEQGIKYDENRIDLSDLYKMTAKAMHLSPSQHTETVLRQILGGCSGVVGGLGQLRNKLGDAHGKGKRTVRPAPRHAELAVNLAGAMSLFLIETYNASKI